CACCTgcaacaacaggtactttgtgtgtatgtgtgtgtgtgtgtgtgtgtgtgtgtgtgtgtgtgtgtgtgtgtgtgtgtgtgtgtgtgtgtgtgtgtgtgtgtgttttggtggcATGGCATCAACAACTTTTAAATCCATTcttgatattttttccatcatgtgctagcagcagcaacagcagcagcaaatgATGATGATGCTAAAAATTCAACAAGAGCAGTCAAAGAATCGCATGCCCATCCCTCCCGGAGGGCAGCTTCCTCCTCGTGGCATGGTCAATCCATCTGATATGCAAAGACATCCTGTTTCACAGCAAAGCAACATGCCTGTAATGATCAGCCTTCAGGGTCATGGAAGTGTACCCCCATCACCTGACAAAGCAAGGGGGATTCCCCTGATGGTTAACCCACAGGTAGAGATaaattacaaaaaataaaattacGTGATAGAAATTATTTTCTAAATGCACTAATATTTATTATCTTTTGAAAGTCAATACTTATTGTGCGCATGTATATTTTCTCCTCCTTTTCAGCTTGCAGGTGCTGCACGAAGAATGTCCCATCCTGATGTAGGGCAGAGCACCCAAGGCACTGGACCCGAGGAGGGCCCAGCAGGGGCCCACTCAACACAGGACAGGCCTGGTGGGTCCCAGGAAATTGGGACCCAGCCAGGAAATGGGATCCAACAGGCTGTGTCCAGCCAGAGTTCTAACACTCCTATGATGAAGCAAGGCTCTGGTCAAACACAAATGCCCCAGCATACTGGGGCTAGTCCCCAGCAGCAATTACCCACTCAGCCTCAACAAGGAGGTCACATGCCTGGCCTTCATTTCCCCAATGTCCCTTCAACCTCCCAGAGCTCAAGGCCTAAAACCCCTAACCGAGCCAGCCCCAGACCATATCACCATCCCCTCACTCCATCTAATCGTCCACCCAGCACTGAGCCCTCGGAAATTAACCTTTCACCTGAGAGGCTAAATGCTTCAATTGCTGGACTGTTTCCTCCCAAAATTAACATTCCTCTTCCTCCAAGACAGCCAAACCTTAATAAAGGATTTGACCAGCAAGGTCTGAACCCAACAACTCTGAAAGCCATTGGGCAAGCCCCTCCTGGGTTAACTCTAACAAGCAACAACAATGGGAATGCAGGGGGAAACAACACCAATAATCAGCAGGCTTCTGGAGCTGGTGTTGGAGTTTTAGGTGCTAAACAAGAGAAACAGTCTGGGGGGCAAAGTAAGAGGGCAAGTCCTAGCAATAGCCGTAGATCAAGTCCAGCTTCTAGTCGCAAGTCAGCCACTCCAAGTCCTGGAAGACAAAAGGGGGCCAAAATGACAATAAATTGCCCTCCACACCAACAGCAGTTGGTCAATCCTCAAGGGCAAACAATGATGCTAAGCCCATCCTCGGTACCTCCGAGTCCGGTATCTATGCCTTCACAAGTTAGTGGAGGAATGGAAATGCAACAGACTCAGAGCCCCCTCCATGGGATTCACAGTAATCCTGCTGATGGGGTCAGGGAGAATCAGGGAATGATTACCCCAGAGCAGCGTCTAACGCCCCAACCTCAGTCCCAGTTACAACAATTCAGGGATTTATCGACCTCCAGAATGACAAGTCATCGTCTGCAGACATCCCAGCAGCCTAAACCTGATGTAGAACTACAGGCGAGTGCAGTTGATCGGGGTCCAACTCACCAGACTTCTATACAAAATACTGAAGTCTCACCTGCTCTCAGAGAAGCTCCGACATCACTTAACCAGTTACTGGATAACACGAGTGTATTGAACATGGCACTTGGGCCTACGCTGAGTAATACTGTTGCCATAGGAAAAGACGCCTCTAAGTCTTCTCTGGATCAAGACAGACCAGTCTCCAGTACTTCACAGAGTCTGCCATCTGTTGTCACCACAGCTACTGTAAATGAAACTGAAGCTAAACTCAGACCTGCTGTACCCATTTCTACAAGCAGTTCTACTTTGTACCCTCTTCCAGTCCCCAGCTCACACCCTCTGACTAATGTCAACTTAAGTActacttgtgtcaatttaaatccAAACTTACATTCAACACCTTCTCCTTGCAGCTCAGTCAGCACCAACACTAATGCCACTCTAGGTTTTAACATCAATACAGTCTCATCTGGTCAGAACAGTTCAGTTTCTGCTATTAGTACCAGTTCTAGCTCCAACTCTTCTGTAAATCCAATCAGTTCAGCTCTTAAACCAAGCCCTAGTCCTAAACCGTTAACAAATGTTCATCCTATTATACAGATTCCTGCATCATCAAGCAACCTTTCTCCCAGCCAGTTCAGAGTGCTTGTCACCTCAAACCCCATTACATCCGCGACCACGTCACAGGTGCCCACCTCTATGATGGGCGTCCctaacaaaaacatcagacctcaggACACCCGACAGCAGAGTTCTGGCACGAGACCTGCTCAGTTTATTACAACCACCCCTGTACTGATCAATCCAATTTTTCAGGTCACAGGTTCTTCAGTCCCTCCCAATACAACTGTGGTATCCCAGTCTGTCACCATGATGGGTGCTATTCAGGCGCCAGCAGCAAACATCCAACTTTCTCCTGCTCCAACCTCCACACAGCCATCAGGGGCCATTATGACAAGTGCTCACTCCATGAAGAGTGCTGTTGGACAGGTTCACATAGCTTctagtttgtcttcttcagtcccTGTTGGTACTCTCATTGCTTCTCAACAAATCAACCAAGGAAATATCAAAACAGAAAATGTAGGTGAGACAAGTTCTCAGAAATCTGCTCTCGCTGTTTGTCAGCCTCCTTCCCATCCAAACCCTTTGAGTTCTTCCTTTCAGCCACCTCTAACTTCTCCACCCCCATGTTCTAGTCCTGGGACTGTTAACACCATTCGAAAGAGCCCTGTATCACCCTCTCCAACACCCCATGGGAAGAGTAAGCCCGTGACATCTCCTGTGTCTGGGACAAGTGATTCTCAGCAAAGCTCTGTAGAAAGGCCGCTGCATGGACACACTGGGGCTCTCCCACCACAGGTCTTTATTCCTCCTGCTAATCCAGCTCTTCAGACTGAAGCACAAGCTCCCCATACCACGGCTGTTGGCTCAAACAGTTCTCTGACTGTAGTTTCCTCCCATACTTCTAGCCTGGTTAAGCTGGCTGGCCAGGCTTCTTTATGTACTCCTGCCTCAGTCTCAAGCCTACCTCAGGCAGTCAGTTCTCAAGTTCCAGTTGTGACTGTAGTAGGTACCACCTCTGGAGTCTCTTCCAGTACCTTCCTCACGACAGTCACTCCTTTACAAAGTCCAGTACCGTCTGTTGTTCCAATTGTTGCTGCACCAGGACCTGCTGAGGGCTCTAAAGTCTCACACCCTCCAGCTCCCAGTGGAGTACCACCAGTGCAATCTGACCCCCCAGTTGTTGAGCTTTCCATTCCACCAGTTGCCGCACCTTCTGAATCCTGTCTGACCACTCCAGGTATGCATACTTAGACAGCAAAGGGTGCATTTTGGTGTCTAGTCTTTTATGTAATGCTCCTGCTCACATGTACCATGATGCAATTTATTTATTACTGCTGTGCAAAAACTACTTCTTGGTAAATAAAAATCTGTATGTGCGTTGTGGAAAAACCTTTGTAGGTAGTGAATTTAGTAGAGCAAGGACAGATGAGCAAGGATTTCCTTGACACCCTGCAAATTTTTACAAAGCTATACAAATGTGTGTTGTAGTTTCTTTTGCATTGAGTTGTTAGGATAGTTTTCTCTATTCATAGTTGTACCTTTTGTCCTCCAGCACCTCTTCAACAAGAAGCTTCACAGGAACGTGGCACGACTGAGAAGAGAAGTAACAATTCCAtagttgtttttgtttcagattTCCCAAAATAATTTGAATATTTTGCTGCTAAATGCCAGATAAttaacactctgtgtgtgtgtgtgtgtgttttaggtgaAGATGTGGCTGCAGGTTCTGAGCAAGGGTGAGATTCTTTATAacaaacatatatatatttttttttttgttgctgtcTTAGGTTTTTAACCCTACAGTTTTCCTATTTTTTTAGAACtacatttaaaagaaaaacatagtaaacttaaaaaaaagggggggggggggggctgaataaTAAACTTAAAGGTGAAATATGGAGCATGATAccaaagtgacatctagtgtgtggaggttgtagttgcaacaatagaacaaggtttccagctgtgGGGATACCAGGTTCTCTGCCGATACGTGAcattttttatttgggtccatctgctgTAGgcgtcacctaaactcactctggttttagatcttttatggtcgctcctcttctgagaaggataggGTCATCTGGGCTCGGAAGCGGCTGCTTGACTTGCCAAGTCTGCCATTTTCAACAGTAGCAGCCTTGTTGAGCCGAgcggactgtttggcaacccATAACGGTGccttctattggctggtagatgtaaacataatccCAGCGGCGTGTCCGTCAAAGTTAATATTTaactattttttaattaaaatatagcttttgaaGGAAATTATGCACATTGATTCTGCACACCTGTAAACGACCGATTGTTTAAAAatgtagctttttattaaattgttcaatATTCAACCTTTGAATAATTGAAGAAAGAAACGTTTTCTGTGTTTGTTGTGGATATCGGAGAGTTAATTAAGGTGGCCCTCGGTGTTGTGCAAGTTTATACTGTGAAGAAAACCAGTTCTTATTCATTTCTTTTTTGCAAGTTTATTAAAGTTACAAAAATAAAAGTTACAGAAGACGATCTCTGTTCGCATTTTGTTCCTGTTTTTGACTAGATTAGGAATAGTTTCTATGGGCCTTTCTTGAAGCTTTAAGATAATAAACATTAAAGCCTTGGCAAAATAAACAAGAGGGGAAGTTGTTGGGGTATGATGAATAAATTATATTTTACTATTACATTTGTTTGCTGATCTTCTTGCCTTTGTTTTTACAAATACAGTACCACAAAATGACCAAAAAAGAAAAGATTTCACGTAATTTTCTGTTTAATTGCCAGTGAAAAAGCATTAAATAATCTTAACTAGGACCGATAAAGATTGTTTTTAATCACAGTCACTGAAAGATGCTATAAAAGCCTGATGTCTAGTCGGTCACATGTAGTCTGAGCGTCCCAATTTCAGACATTAGGTTTGCCTTATATTTTGGTATGTTATTGGTTACAAGCATCAAAACGTTTGATTAGTACTTGACAAATTTTCTCCCTCTGCCAGCCATTGGTATTACCGTGTCTCTTCATTGGGACATATCCTTATGTTGAGGCAGGGAGACTATTTTTGTACAGATCAGCTGATAGTTCACTGCTGTTTTTCCACTTCTACCACAGATGGGCAAAGAAAAGAAAGGCGCCCATCAGCTTAGAGCTAAGGTATGTATTTTAACTTAATTGTGTAGACACAAGCAGTTTTCACATTGATGTGGATGCTGGGAGGATGAAGACTGATCAATATCTGTGGTAGAAGAGGAAAAACAGCAGAGTCCTGATTGGGATTACACTAAATAAAACTGGCTTTTCAATAATGTGTCTTGTTTTTCCTTGTTTGTCTGTCTGGTTCTCCCAGAGCTGCTGTGGAGAAGCCCAAGGGGCCAAGCAGACGCAGCTCCCGAGCGGacaaagaggtggaggaggagccaGTAGCTGATAGTGGCATCAGAAAGAGATCAGCCAGGCCTGGATCAAGCACTGCTGTAAAAGGTGATAGAAATACTCAAATCATGTTAAAGCATGCCAACTCTCACTGcacattttgtatttattttttttatggacCTGCATATTTTTGCAGAAACTGCTGCAAGCCCTACCCAAGCCAAGCGAAGGAAGTCTAAATAAACCCGACCGCAGCTCCGTTTACCTGTGAATCTGTTTCCGCTGTGAATCGGTTAATTTTCCTGGCCTGGATTACGACTTTTCCACTGGAGGATGAACCCGTGTACAGATTGTTTTAGAAGAAATATGAAGCTATTGTTTGTAATTTCATGCATTTATGCAATATTGTAGTACGATGTGTGCACAGTTGGTGTGAATGGGCTTTTACGATTAAATGCTGGATTATTCATGTGAAAACTGATTAATAAACTAATTACTGTATAATAATGCTGTAAAATGAATAAATTTTTTTACTGCTTTTGTCC
The sequence above is a segment of the Nothobranchius furzeri strain GRZ-AD chromosome 15, NfurGRZ-RIMD1, whole genome shotgun sequence genome. Coding sequences within it:
- the ncoa6 gene encoding nuclear receptor coactivator 6 isoform X3 produces the protein MEPDGESDRDSGVGEDSGEDADSSEKCNVTEEVGPMEQEDTRENGEEDFTVFVAFQGNMDDENFTQKLETILNGIPDVLNLGPERLQPKHVEPWNSVRVTFNIPRDAAERLRLLAQNNQQQLRDLGILSVQIEGEGAINVAVGPNRGQEVRVNGPIGAPGQMRMDGGFPGQPGPGVVRMANPSMVPPGPGMVGQAMLPGSSGQLHPRMQRHPSQTDVMDPMMPVMSMQQQQQQQQQQQLQHQQVAPHGPGPGPMPSQAAQHMQVLQARRPLNPAALQQLQHHQQQQQAQQQAQLAQLGPRAPFNPSGPMPAPPSWNQLPSGVLQPPAAQGGPAWRKLPPQSQIVQRPPSLATVQTPNHPPPPYPFGSQQAGQLFNAIGQGQLQQQQQAGMGQFAAPQPKGQQPGPGGVTGPPRPPPPLPSTTGPQGNLTAKSPGSSSSPFQQGSPGTPPIMAQRPTTPQGFPQGVGSPGRAALSQQGNMQQGFMGMPQHGQPGAQVHTGMVKRPMGFPTPNFVQSQVSASTPGTPVGGAPQQLQSSQPMTHTGAQPSASTPISMQGPPHVQPNVMAVQSSMAGPSPVTTAGPSMGQQQPGLQPQMMGLQHQVQPVSSSPSQMVQGQGGGQTVLSRPISQGQRGGMTPPKQMMPQQGQGVMHGQGQMVGGQGHHAMLLQHQQQQQQQNSMMEQMVANQMQANKQAFGGKIPPGVMPGQMMRGPSPNVPANLAQFQGQVPQQMTPQQQQMAQLQQQQLQQQHQLQQQQQQQQLGQQPQQVPVSGNPNQPMNMHGQQMRLPAGHPLIQQQQLQQQQFQQQQQKQQQAMLQQQQQAAQQHSHVIGDPNSGAGELGVQQMVPDMQAQQQQQQQGMLGGPQHMQMGNGHFAGHGMNFNQQFPGQMPIGGPCGQPGGFPISKDVTLTSPLLVNLLQSDISASQFGPGGKQGAGGDNQAKPKKKKPARKKKPKESDGQQQIEGPGGLEGAAGMEDSEGPNLGGEQTLGSENSGQKLTDFTNRPTGFPGQAGEQRVLQQVPMQFIHQQQQQQQQQQQMQHMQQQHIQQQQMQHQQQQQIHHMQQQHIQQQQQQQQQQQLQQHQIQQQQHMMQVLHNAQGQQSMTGPPTSGQGQPQMHPHQLQQPQQQQPQQSHLQQQQQQQQQQMMMMLKIQQEQSKNRMPIPPGGQLPPRGMVNPSDMQRHPVSQQSNMPVMISLQGHGSVPPSPDKARGIPLMVNPQLAGAARRMSHPDVGQSTQGTGPEEGPAGAHSTQDRPGGSQEIGTQPGNGIQQAVSSQSSNTPMMKQGSGQTQMPQHTGASPQQQLPTQPQQGGHMPGLHFPNVPSTSQSSRPKTPNRASPRPYHHPLTPSNRPPSTEPSEINLSPERLNASIAGLFPPKINIPLPPRQPNLNKGFDQQGLNPTTLKAIGQAPPGLTLTSNNNGNAGGNNTNNQQASGAGVGVLGAKQEKQSGGQSKRASPSNSRRSSPASSRKSATPSPGRQKGAKMTINCPPHQQQLVNPQGQTMMLSPSSVPPSPVSMPSQVSGGMEMQQTQSPLHGIHSNPADGVRENQGMITPEQRLTPQPQSQLQQFRDLSTSRMTSHRLQTSQQPKPDVELQASAVDRGPTHQTSIQNTEVSPALREAPTSLNQLLDNTSVLNMALGPTLSNTVAIGKDASKSSLDQDRPVSSTSQSLPSVVTTATVNETEAKLRPAVPISTSSSTLYPLPVPSSHPLTNVNLSTTCVNLNPNLHSTPSPCSSVSTNTNATLGFNINTVSSGQNSSVSAISTSSSSNSSVNPISSALKPSPSPKPLTNVHPIIQIPASSSNLSPSQFRVLVTSNPITSATTSQVPTSMMGVPNKNIRPQDTRQQSSGTRPAQFITTTPVLINPIFQVTGSSVPPNTTVVSQSVTMMGAIQAPAANIQLSPAPTSTQPSGAIMTSAHSMKSAVGQVHIASSLSSSVPVGTLIASQQINQGNIKTENVGETSSQKSALAVCQPPSHPNPLSSSFQPPLTSPPPCSSPGTVNTIRKSPVSPSPTPHGKSKPVTSPVSGTSDSQQSSVERPLHGHTGALPPQVFIPPANPALQTEAQAPHTTAVGSNSSLTVVSSHTSSLVKLAGQASLCTPASVSSLPQAVSSQVPVVTVVGTTSGVSSSTFLTTVTPLQSPVPSVVPIVAAPGPAEGSKVSHPPAPSGVPPVQSDPPVVELSIPPVAAPSESCLTTPAPLQQEASQERGTTEKRSEDVAAGSEQGAAVEKPKGPSRRSSRADKEVEEEPVADSGIRKRSARPGSSTAVKETAASPTQAKRRKSK
- the ncoa6 gene encoding nuclear receptor coactivator 6 isoform X1, with product MEPDGESDRDSGVGEDSGEDADSSEKCNVTEEVGPMEQEDTRENGEEDFTVFVAFQGNMDDENFTQKLETILNGIPDVLNLGPERLQPKHVEPWNSVRVTFNIPRDAAERLRLLAQNNQQQLRDLGILSVQIEGEGAINVAVGPNRGQEVRVNGPIGAPGQMRMDGGFPGQPGPGVVRMANPSMVPPGPGMVGQAMLPGSSGQLHPRMQRHPSQTDVMDPMMPVMSMQQQQQQQQQQQLQHQQVAPHGPGPGPMPSQAAQHMQVLQARRPLNPAALQQLQHHQQQQQAQQQAQLAQLGPRAPFNPSGPMPAPPSWNQLPSGVLQPPAAQGGPAWRKLPPQSQIVQRPPSLATVQTPNHPPPPYPFGSQQAGQLFNAIGQGQLQQQQQAGMGQFAAPQPKGQQPGPGGVTGPPRPPPPLPSTTGPQGNLTAKSPGSSSSPFQQGSPGTPPIMAQRPTTPQGFPQGVGSPGRAALSQQGNMQQGFMGMPQHGQPGAQVHTGMVKRPMGFPTPNFVQSQVSASTPGTPVGGAPQQLQSSQPMTHTGAQPSASTPISMQGPPHVQPNVMAVQSSMAGPSPVTTAGPSMGQQQPGLQPQMMGLQHQVQPVSSSPSQMVQGQGGGQTVLSRPISQGQRGGMTPPKQMMPQQGQGVMHGQGQMVGGQGHHAMLLQHQQQQQQQNSMMEQMVANQMQANKQAFGGKIPPGVMPGQMMRGPSPNVPANLAQFQGQVPQQMTPQQQQMAQLQQQQLQQQHQLQQQQQQQQLGQQPQQVPVSGNPNQPMNMHGQQMRLPAGHPLIQQQQLQQQQFQQQQQKQQQAMLQQQQQAAQQHSHVIGDPNSGAGELGVQQMVPDMQAQQQQQQQGMLGGPQHMQMGNGHFAGHGMNFNQQFPGQMPIGGPCGQPGGFPISKDVTLTSPLLVNLLQSDISASQFGPGGKQGAGGDNQAKPKKKKPARKKKPKESDGQQQIEGPGGLEGAAGMEDSEGPNLGGEQTLGSENSGQKLTDFTNRPTGFPGQAGEQRVLQQVPMQFIHQQQQQQQQQQQMQHMQQQHIQQQQMQHQQQQQIHHMQQQHIQQQQQQQQQQQLQQHQIQQQQHMMQVLHNAQGQQSMTGPPTSGQGQPQMHPHQLQQPQQQQPQQSHLQQQQQQQQQQMMMMLKIQQEQSKNRMPIPPGGQLPPRGMVNPSDMQRHPVSQQSNMPVMISLQGHGSVPPSPDKARGIPLMVNPQLAGAARRMSHPDVGQSTQGTGPEEGPAGAHSTQDRPGGSQEIGTQPGNGIQQAVSSQSSNTPMMKQGSGQTQMPQHTGASPQQQLPTQPQQGGHMPGLHFPNVPSTSQSSRPKTPNRASPRPYHHPLTPSNRPPSTEPSEINLSPERLNASIAGLFPPKINIPLPPRQPNLNKGFDQQGLNPTTLKAIGQAPPGLTLTSNNNGNAGGNNTNNQQASGAGVGVLGAKQEKQSGGQSKRASPSNSRRSSPASSRKSATPSPGRQKGAKMTINCPPHQQQLVNPQGQTMMLSPSSVPPSPVSMPSQVSGGMEMQQTQSPLHGIHSNPADGVRENQGMITPEQRLTPQPQSQLQQFRDLSTSRMTSHRLQTSQQPKPDVELQASAVDRGPTHQTSIQNTEVSPALREAPTSLNQLLDNTSVLNMALGPTLSNTVAIGKDASKSSLDQDRPVSSTSQSLPSVVTTATVNETEAKLRPAVPISTSSSTLYPLPVPSSHPLTNVNLSTTCVNLNPNLHSTPSPCSSVSTNTNATLGFNINTVSSGQNSSVSAISTSSSSNSSVNPISSALKPSPSPKPLTNVHPIIQIPASSSNLSPSQFRVLVTSNPITSATTSQVPTSMMGVPNKNIRPQDTRQQSSGTRPAQFITTTPVLINPIFQVTGSSVPPNTTVVSQSVTMMGAIQAPAANIQLSPAPTSTQPSGAIMTSAHSMKSAVGQVHIASSLSSSVPVGTLIASQQINQGNIKTENVGETSSQKSALAVCQPPSHPNPLSSSFQPPLTSPPPCSSPGTVNTIRKSPVSPSPTPHGKSKPVTSPVSGTSDSQQSSVERPLHGHTGALPPQVFIPPANPALQTEAQAPHTTAVGSNSSLTVVSSHTSSLVKLAGQASLCTPASVSSLPQAVSSQVPVVTVVGTTSGVSSSTFLTTVTPLQSPVPSVVPIVAAPGPAEGSKVSHPPAPSGVPPVQSDPPVVELSIPPVAAPSESCLTTPAPLQQEASQERGTTEKRSEDVAAGSEQGWAKKRKAPISLELRAAVEKPKGPSRRSSRADKEVEEEPVADSGIRKRSARPGSSTAVKETAASPTQAKRRKSK
- the ncoa6 gene encoding nuclear receptor coactivator 6 isoform X2 → MEPDGESDRDSGVGEDSGEDADSSEKCNVTEEVGPMEQEDTRENGEEDFTVFVAFQGNMDDENFTQKLETILNGIPDVLNLGPERLQPKHVEPWNSVRVTFNIPRDAAERLRLLAQNNQQQLRDLGILSVQIEGEGAINVAVGPNRGQEVRVNGPIGAPGQMRMDGGFPGQPGPGVVRMANPSMVPPGPGMVGQAMLPGSSGQLHPRMQRHPSQTDVMDPMMPVMSMQQQQQQQQQQQLQHQQVAPHGPGPGPMPSQAAQHMQVLQARRPLNPAALQQLQHHQQQQQAQQQAQLAQLGPRAPFNPSGPMPAPPSWNQLPSGVLQPPAAQGGPAWRKLPPQSQIVQRPPSLATVQTPNHPPPPYPFGSQQAGQLFNAIGQGQLQQQQQAGMGQFAAPQPKGQQPGPGGVTGPPRPPPPLPSTTGPQGNLTAKSPGSSSSPFQQGSPGTPPIMAQRPTTPQGFPQGVGSPGRAALSQQGNMQQGFMGMPQHGQPGAQVHTGMVKRPMGFPTPNFVQSQVSASTPGTPVGGAPQQLQSSQPMTHTGAQPSASTPISMQGPPHVQPNVMAVQSSMAGPSPVTTAGPSMGQQQPGLQPQMMGLQHQVQPVSSSPSQMVQGQGGGQTVLSRPISQGQRGGMTPPKQMMPQQGQGVMHGQGQMVGGQGHHAMLLQHQQQQQQQNSMMEQMVANQMQANKQAFGGKIPPGVMPGQMMRGPSPNVPANLAQFQGQVPQQMTPQQQQMAQLQQQQLQQQHQLQQQQQQQQLGQQPQQVPVSGNPNQPMNMHGQQMRLPAGHPLIQQQQLQQQQFQQQQQKQQQAMLQQQQQAAQQHSHVIGDPNSGAGELGVQQMVPDMQAQQQQQQQGMLGGPQHMQMGNGHFAGHGMNFNQQFPGQMPIGGPCGQPGGFPISKDVTLTSPLLVNLLQSDISASQFGPGGKQGAGGDNQAKPKKKKPARKKKPKESDGQQQIEGPGGLEGAAGMEDSEGPNLGGEQTLGSENSGQKLTDFTNRPTGFPGQAGEQRVLQQVPMQFIHQQQQQQQQQQQMQHMQQQHIQQQQMQHQQQQQIHHMQQQHIQQQQQQQQQQQLQQHQIQQQQHMMQVLHNAQGQQSMTGPPTSGQGQPQMHPHQLQQPQQQQPQQSHLQQQQQQQQQMMMMLKIQQEQSKNRMPIPPGGQLPPRGMVNPSDMQRHPVSQQSNMPVMISLQGHGSVPPSPDKARGIPLMVNPQLAGAARRMSHPDVGQSTQGTGPEEGPAGAHSTQDRPGGSQEIGTQPGNGIQQAVSSQSSNTPMMKQGSGQTQMPQHTGASPQQQLPTQPQQGGHMPGLHFPNVPSTSQSSRPKTPNRASPRPYHHPLTPSNRPPSTEPSEINLSPERLNASIAGLFPPKINIPLPPRQPNLNKGFDQQGLNPTTLKAIGQAPPGLTLTSNNNGNAGGNNTNNQQASGAGVGVLGAKQEKQSGGQSKRASPSNSRRSSPASSRKSATPSPGRQKGAKMTINCPPHQQQLVNPQGQTMMLSPSSVPPSPVSMPSQVSGGMEMQQTQSPLHGIHSNPADGVRENQGMITPEQRLTPQPQSQLQQFRDLSTSRMTSHRLQTSQQPKPDVELQASAVDRGPTHQTSIQNTEVSPALREAPTSLNQLLDNTSVLNMALGPTLSNTVAIGKDASKSSLDQDRPVSSTSQSLPSVVTTATVNETEAKLRPAVPISTSSSTLYPLPVPSSHPLTNVNLSTTCVNLNPNLHSTPSPCSSVSTNTNATLGFNINTVSSGQNSSVSAISTSSSSNSSVNPISSALKPSPSPKPLTNVHPIIQIPASSSNLSPSQFRVLVTSNPITSATTSQVPTSMMGVPNKNIRPQDTRQQSSGTRPAQFITTTPVLINPIFQVTGSSVPPNTTVVSQSVTMMGAIQAPAANIQLSPAPTSTQPSGAIMTSAHSMKSAVGQVHIASSLSSSVPVGTLIASQQINQGNIKTENVGETSSQKSALAVCQPPSHPNPLSSSFQPPLTSPPPCSSPGTVNTIRKSPVSPSPTPHGKSKPVTSPVSGTSDSQQSSVERPLHGHTGALPPQVFIPPANPALQTEAQAPHTTAVGSNSSLTVVSSHTSSLVKLAGQASLCTPASVSSLPQAVSSQVPVVTVVGTTSGVSSSTFLTTVTPLQSPVPSVVPIVAAPGPAEGSKVSHPPAPSGVPPVQSDPPVVELSIPPVAAPSESCLTTPAPLQQEASQERGTTEKRSEDVAAGSEQGWAKKRKAPISLELRAAVEKPKGPSRRSSRADKEVEEEPVADSGIRKRSARPGSSTAVKETAASPTQAKRRKSK